A single Candidatus Thermoplasmatota archaeon DNA region contains:
- a CDS encoding MEDS domain-containing protein: protein MSWDFETAAVEDRHLVHLYSDPIALRDAVSAWFAPAFANGGGAILVATPAHAALVKEGLARRGLDLEGLVAADRLVVLDARATLRAFMVDGVPDYERFLRVLQPALEKASSGGRPVRAWGEMVDLLRKDGEVDAALMLESCWNAAMDTRDFRLLCSYEADALDPHTYRTLLAELCQGHSRLLGEPEAFEAEVRTSAISVLGYGVGGAVFAPQAAGATPWRMSATHAALHDLARRSPALAGRILGDVRRRRTEAAAEPPA, encoded by the coding sequence ATGTCGTGGGACTTTGAAACCGCGGCCGTCGAGGACCGCCACCTCGTCCACCTGTACAGCGATCCGATCGCCTTGCGGGACGCCGTCTCCGCGTGGTTCGCGCCGGCCTTCGCGAACGGCGGCGGGGCCATCCTCGTTGCGACTCCGGCGCACGCGGCCCTCGTGAAGGAGGGTCTCGCGCGCAGGGGCCTCGACCTTGAAGGCCTCGTCGCCGCGGATCGTCTCGTCGTCCTCGACGCGCGCGCGACGCTGCGTGCCTTCATGGTGGACGGCGTGCCGGATTACGAGCGGTTCCTGCGCGTGCTCCAGCCCGCCCTCGAGAAGGCCTCCTCGGGGGGTCGCCCCGTGCGCGCCTGGGGCGAGATGGTCGACCTCCTCCGGAAGGACGGCGAGGTCGACGCCGCCTTGATGCTCGAGTCCTGCTGGAACGCGGCTATGGACACCCGGGACTTCCGCCTCCTCTGCTCGTATGAAGCGGACGCCCTCGATCCGCACACCTATCGTACGCTGCTCGCCGAGCTTTGCCAGGGCCATTCGAGGCTCCTCGGCGAACCTGAGGCGTTTGAAGCGGAGGTCAGGACGAGCGCGATCAGCGTTCTCGGCTACGGCGTGGGCGGCGCGGTCTTCGCGCCGCAAGCCGCCGGGGCGACGCCCTGGCGGATGTCCGCGACCCACGCGGCCCTGCACGATCTTGCGCGCCGGTCGCCCGCGCTTGCGGGGCGCATCCTGGGGGAC